The genome window ATTGGGGGATCTGTATGACTCAAAAAGTGATTCAACCTTACCAAAACTTGCTAATTAATGAATATAGTAATTTGCTAGAAAAAAAGAATTTAATTTCAGGATATCCAGAAAATCAAAAATTTAGCTACAAAGAATTAAATAAATTTTTTAAACTGTCAATTAATAATGTTGGAGATTCTTTTCAAGATTCGAACTATCCTTTAAATACATTAAAATATGAAGCTGAAGTTGTGAAATATTTTTCAGAACTTTATAATAAAAAAAATGACTATTGGGGATATATTACTTCAGGAGGTACTGAGGGTAATTTATTTGCAATTCATTTGGCTAGAACAAAATTTCAAAATGGAATAGTTTTGTTTAGCTCTCACAGCCACTATAGCATCATGAAAGCGGTAGCAGTTACCCGGAGTCAATTTTCTATTATTTCAGCTCAAGAAAATGGAGAAATTGATTATTTAGATTTTGAAAAAAATATTACTAAATTTAAAAAAATACCAATAATTGTAGTTTTAAATATTGGTACAACAATAACAGGAGCAATAGATAAATTAGAGATTATTAAAAATATTCTTCAAAAGCATAAGATTAAAAAATACTACATTCATTGTGATGCTGCTTTGCATGGTTTTATTTTACCTTTTTGTGAAAATCATTTAAATATAGCTTTAGATAAAATAGATAGTTTATCAATTAGTGGGCATAAATTTATTGGATCACCAATACCATGTGGGATTTTTTTAACTCATTTAGAATTAAAAAAAAGAATTGAAAAAAGTATAGATTATTTAAGAGCAAGTGACACAACTTTACTTGGATCTCGAGAGGGGATATCTTCGCTAATATTATGGGTTGCTATCCAACAAAAGTCAAAGGATGATTTTCGTAAATTAGTTAAAAATTGTCTTAAATTAGCTGAATATGCCGTTCGCAAAATGTTGAAAATTGGAATTCATGCTTGGGTTAATAAATTTTCTCCAATAGTAGTATTTCCAAGGCCAAATGATTCTTTAATTAAAAAATGGTCTATAGCCCCCTATAAAAATATAGCTCACATAATAACATTGCCACATATGACCAAAAAAAATATTGATAAAATAATTACCGATATGCAAATTGACATGAAAAAAAGGATAGTTTCGAAAAAAATAATTGTGCGATAATAATTTTGTTTACTTAACAAGGGGGTGTTAGATGAAGTTTCGTTCTGCTTTTGCAATTCTTGCTATGATTCTTTTTACCTTAGCACATCTGTCTGTTTTGGCAGCTTCAGGCAGTGGCGGTGGCGGTTCTGGCGGCGGCGGCGGTGGTAAGGGAGGTTCTGGAGGAGGCGGCGGAGGCGGCCAAGGTGGAGGAGGTAAAGGCGGATCAGGAGGAGGTTCGGGTGGTGGTCAACAAGGAGGTGGGCCTGGTAAAGCTGGAGATAAAGGCAAAGGCGCTGATGATAAAGGCAAAGGTGGCGATGATAAAGGCAAAGGAGCCGATGATAAAGGCAAAGGAGCCGATGATAAAGGCAAAGGAGCCGATGATAAAGGTGGACAAAAGTCCCAAAACCCTTCATAATTTATTTTGAATCTAGTAACCCTCGCTTCTTTAGGAGCGAGAGGATGTCAACTAATCACGCTGTGCATATTGTTTTGCACTATCTGTAAAAATAAAATAACTTTTATCAAACTCAAACGTTATTTTATTTAATTTAGAATCTATAGTTGCAAGTGTATTTAAAAGTATTGGGTAGTTTTTTTTTCCATGACCAAAAGTATCTAATTTAAAAACTGGAATTTGTACTTCTTCAGTAAACCGCTTAAGAGCAAAGTTTACTGAATCATCGTTACCTATAAATTCACCCAATACTATTGCTTTAGCATTTTTGAAAATATTAGATTGTAAGAGATGCGTGAATGCTCTGTCTAATGAGTATCCTTTTACGTTAGTTTCTTCTAGGAAAACAATTTTATCATCTGTTTTAATTTGCCACTGTGTTCCAATGCTGCTTAGTATAATTTCTAAGTTTCCACCGGTAGTTAGACCTTTTAAAATGTTTGAATTTCTTGCTAAATTATTTTCTAGCTTAATATTACTGTAGGACAATTCCCCTTTCTTACAATTGATTAATTTATCAAGCAAAATAAAATTCTTTTTATCTTTACTATTTTCTAAAAGTTCTCCTAGAGTAGAGCCGTGTATTGTAATCCAATTCCAGTTTTGATTAAAAAATAGATGAAGAAAAGTAACATCACTATATCCAATAAAGATCTTCCGATTTTTAGATTTTTCTAATTTTTTTAAAAATGGAAATAATCTTGAAGATCCATAACCCCCACGAGTTGCCCAAATAATTTTATTTTCATTATTTATTGCTTCTTTTATCTCATTAAACCTTTCAAGATCAGTGCTTGCTAAGTAAGGTATACTAGAATTGAAATTTAAATTTTTGTTGAAGTATAAAAAATTAAATTTTTTTAATTCTAGCAATTTCTCTGTTTCTAAAGGAGAAGAAGGTGATATTGCATTAACTTTTATTTTTTTTAAATTTTCAAACGCATTTTGATAGAAGTTAGTATTAAATTCATTCAATAATTTTTCAGCTGCTGTTTTTTCATTATAGTAGTTTGCATAAATATTTATATTTATAAAAAGTGATAAGCAAATTAATGATTTATTAAAACTCAACATTTTATCCCTCGACTATATTAATTATATATAGAAATTGATTGCAAAAAAAGAAATAGGTTAATAAAATTTACATATTCTATATTTTTAAGCATTAATTTATTTTTGAGTTATTTGGAGTTAAATAATGATAATATATTTCCTAATAATTTCTTTATTTTTCCTATTTATTGTTATTTATATAATAAAATATAAAAAAATAGTTTCGGAGTATTCTGTAAAATGTAATAAATTGATCGAAGAAAATTACGAGCAAACCGATGAGCTAAATTCGTTGAAAGAAAAAAATTCAGAATTAAGTAATAAATTAACAAAACAAGAAAATTTAATTTTAGAATATAAGCTAAAATTAAATTCACTAGAATCAGAAAATAACTTTTTTCAAAAGGAATTAAATAACCAAAAAGATTACTTTAATTTTATAAAAATAAATTTTAAGCATGAATTTGAGAATTTAGCAAATTCAATATTAGAACAGAAAACAAAAACTATAAATGAAATGGCAGAAAAAAATTTTAGTAATTTGCTTCATCCGTTTAAAGAAAAATTAATAAATTTTGAGAAGAGTATTGAACTAAAATATATAAATGAACTTAATGATAGAAACTCTTTGAAGTTTGAAATAGAAAGTTTAGTGAAACTAAATCAACAAATGTCTGATGAAACTAGATCGTTAACTCAAGCACTAAAAGGCGATTCAAAATTTCAAGGTGATTGGGGTGAATTTATTTTAGAAAAGACTTTAGAAATTTCTGGATTAAGAAAAGAATTTGAATACACTACCCAAACCTCTTTTACTGATTCAGAAGGGGATAAGTATAGGCCAGATGTAATTATTCATTTACCAGAAAATAAACATATCATAATAGATGCAAAAGTATCATTAAAAGCATATGAAAAATATAGATCGTCGACAGATGAAATTGAAAGAAAAAAAGCAATTGATGAACACATTTATTCAATAAAGAAACATATTATTCTTTTATCTGAAAAACCTTATACAGAGTTAAAAGAACTCAAAACACCCGAATTTGTTTTTTTATTTATCCCAATAGAAAATGCTTACTTAATTGCTATGCATTTTCAAAAAGAACTCTCTGAATTTGCTTGGTCTAGAAAGATAGCACTTGTTACAGCTACTACATTGTTAACAAGTCTTAAAACTGTAGCTTCTATTTGGAAACTTGAAAATCAAAATAAAAATGCTTTAGAAATAGCTAGAGAAGGGGGGAAACTATATGATAAATTTGTTGGTTTTATGGAAGATTTCGAAAAAATAGGAAAAACTTTTGACCTTGGACAAAGACAGTATAGTGATGCATTTAATAAACTTAAAAATGGTGGTGGTAATATTTTTAAACGGATTGAAAATTTAAAAGAACTAGGAGCTACACCAATAAAACAAATTAAACAAGAATTTATAGAATAGTATTAGGTTGGTTTTAAAACAACTACTTTAGCTCTTCTTTTTACAACCCAACTCGACTTCTCTTTACTAAAAACCGAAATAGCAGGGAGAGTTTCAGAGATAACTAAAGATTTAATTTTATCATTTTCATCAAATATACCCACTTTTTGTGAAAGTTTGATAATGCTTTGAAATTCTTCAGGAGAACAATGCTCCGTTACTTCTGCAGTTTGTAGTTCTGGAGCATATGCTTTCCAAAGACTATCTTCAATTTTAAAATTATACTTTTCTAATTTAAAATTAATTTGTGAAATTTGACTACTTACTATCTGGATATTTTTTTGCAATTTTAGACAGTGAGCTTCAGCATCTTTTAAATTCATTTTTTCATCAATAATATTAAATAAAATAGTTTGGATTTGTTTTGACAATAAATTGTTAATTAAAAAACTGCGCATAAATTCTGCAATTTCAATTATTCCTGAATTTTCTATAGTTTCAAGATTAATATTTGTGAAATTAGATTTAGCTTGAACAAGATCTTGGGAAGCATTTTGGATAAAAAATGTAGCTCTATCAAATGAATCCATTATTTTTTCATGTAGTGCTTCTTGTTTTGCAGGAAGATTCTCCATAATTTTTAAACGTTCAGTTATTACTTGAATATTATTTTGTTGAAAGCTAAGGCATTCTGCTAATTGATCTGAAAGAGTTTTAATGGAATCCATATTTCTTTGATTCATTAATATTAATTCTTGGTTTTCAGCACGCAGTGTATTTACTACTTTTTGACTTTCAAACCCAAACAACCTTTTTAAAAATGAGGACTTTTCAGTATGCTGAAAGTTTTTTGCTGAGGGAATAGGCTTTATGGCTGATTTTTGCATGGGTTTCATGTTCATTGAGACCTCCTCTTGTCGCATGCTGAGGTATTTTATACTTTATTAAAGTCGTCAGTCAAAAAAAGCTGAAGAATAATCTTTATAAACATGAAATTCATAGGAAAATTTAAAAGCATTTTAAAATTAATTTAAATTTTTCAAACTATAGTGTGGCAATACATTCTATTTCGACCATGACATCTAATGGTAATTTTGCAACTTGAACAGTAGACCTTGCAGGAGCGTGGCCTTTAAAAAGTCTTTCATAAACGCCATTCATTTTTTGAAAATCATCCATACTTTTTAAAAAAACTGTAGTTTTTATTACTTTATCTAAAGCTGAACCAGCTTGTGTTAATATTGCTTCCATATTTTTAATAACTTGTTCAGTTTGTCCTTCAATAGAATTAGCTTCTACCTTCATAGAGTTAGGATTTAAAGGTATTGAACCTGAGCAATAAACCATATTTCCTAGAACAATAGCTTGTGAATAAGGACCAATAGCTTTTGGAGCATTTTCTGTAGCGATAATTTTCATTATAAATTTCCTTAACCTATTATGTAAAATTTAAAATTCAATATCTTTTTAATTAATATGATTCTACAATCCAAAACTATTTTCTTAATTGAAAGAATCATTCTAATTCCTTAACAAAACCATATATAAGAAAAAAAGAAGCAAGTAAAGTTTTGTTACTATCTTGATAATTGTGCTTTCTGAATAATAGAAGTTGTGCTTCTGCCAGGTAGTAAGGAAATATGCTCAACACTTCCTCCCCATTCAAGAACTTCTTTCGCTCCAATTGTGTTCTCTAAATTATAATCAGCTCCTTTAACTAAAACATCTGGTTTCAAAGTTTTAATTAATTCAAGAGGATTATCGTCTTCAAATATCACGATATAATCAATACAAGCTAACGATGCTAAAATTGTTGCACGATCATTAGCATTTTGGACGGGTCTAGAAGGACCTTTTAATTTAGAAACACTGCTATCAGAATTTAATCCTACTACTAGAAGATCTCCTCTAGCTCTTGCTTTTTGTAAGTAGTCAACATGTCCAGCATGCAAAATATCGAAACAACCATTAGTAAACACAGTTTTTTTCTGCTGTTGTTTTAATTCATTAATTAATAAAGATAAAGAATGAATTGGCATAAGTTTTTCTGGATGAATTGCTTCGTTTCTTGATTTTATTGCATCAAGAAATTCAGCAAGAGTAATTGTTGCTGTTCCTGATTTTCCACAGGCAATTCCTGCAGCTATATTGCCCAATTCAGTAGCTCTAGATAAAGGAAGTTGAGCGGCTAAACTCATAGCTAAAAAAGAAATTAAAGTATCTCCAGCACCTGAAACATCAGCTACTTGCAATGCATGTGTAGCAAAATTTAAAGTTCCTTCAATATCTTTACCTTTTGTCATAACCCCATTTTCAGATAAGCTCATAACAAGGTTTTCACACCCGCTTGCTTCTAAGTAACAATCTGCAATAGTTTCAATTTCATTTTTGAGTGATTTTGCAACAAAACCTGGTTTTAAAACTTTTAATACAGAACGACCTTCATTTAAATTAGGTTTAATGACAGTTGAACCATGGTATCTAAAAACATCTTCACTTTTTGGATCAGTAACTATTGGAACATGATATTGTTTACTTAATAGTATTAATGATTTTATCAAAGATTTTGTTAAAAAACCTTTCCCATAATCAGAAATAATTAAACAACGATTGCCACCTTGTAGTAAAAATTTTTCATAAAGTTTAACTACTCTTTCTTCTTCACTTTTTGCTAGCTCAACAAATTTTTCTTTATCAATTCGAACAATTTGTTGCGATCCAGAAGTTAATAAACTACCAGATACAACTCTTATTTTAGCTATTGTTGGGGCATCTTTTGAGATAATTATAGAATTGGTATCAATGTTGTAGTCTTCGAGAATGCCTTTTAGAATATGGGCTTCAGCATCATTTCCAACTCTTCCACACAAAAAAGCCGCTCCGCCGACGCTGGAAATATTGGCCGCAACATTTCCAGCACCTCCTGGAACGAAGCGTCTTCCTGTTTCTAAAACTACAGGTACTGGTGCTTCGGGGGAAATTCTAGATACTTTTCCCTCAATATAAGTGTCTAGAATAATGTCTCCAGCAATAAAAATTCTTGTATTTTTAAGTGCCAAAGCGTCTTCAGGAGTGGAATGTTGTTCATAACTAGCCATAGTAAAGAATTCCCCATCTTATAGGAGTCGTTTTTCTCATCTTTCCATTGAATTATCAGTTTGGTTCTTGAAACTCAAGGACTATATAAAAATTGTCTTTCGAAGGATTTTCAATATTTTCAGAAGCATATTGATGTTTTTGGTATTGTTGGAGCCAAGCTGATATTTCGGAAATAGTTAAATCACTTAATTCCTTCAAAAAAGCTTTTTCAATCAATTTATCAACATAAAGTAAATTGCCAGTTAATGGTTCGAATTTATTCACAGCTATATTAACTACTGTATTATTTTCTCGTTTGTAATGGAAATACACTTTGTATTGTTTAGGAAAGATATTTTTTCCCAACAAATTTTTTGGTAATTTTAAGCTTTCTATAGGATTAACCTGTATGATTTGCTGAGATAAGGAACTATCTAGCATTTCATTATTGTCAATTTTATTTTGCTTTTCCTTAAATTCGGGGATTGCTTTTGTTTCTATAAAAGAGCTCTTTTTTCCTTCAAAAGTATTTTTCTTGTTTTTTTGAAATTCTTGTTTATGGGGAACTTTTGAAGAATAGACAGGGGGGGCTGGTATTTCAGTTGCTTTCTTTACGAATTCTAAATGAACAATATTGTTATATGGCACAGGGGAAGGTGTAATATTTTTGATACTTTTTTTATAATATAATAAAAATAAAAATAAATGAATAATAATAGAGCAAAAAAAACATGTTAAAAATGTAAAATTATTTTCTCTAGCCTTTTTCTTCACCTTGAGTAGATCCATGATATTATTACTAATAAAATAAATAGCCTAAAAAGCTTTTGGCGAATACCCGGAAGTAAACTTATGGGGAAACCAATGTCAAAACAAGTTAAGATTATAATATTATCGATTTTGGGTGTAGTATGCGCCTGTACGGCAATCGTTATTATTTTTACGCAAAATGAAAATTTAGAACTAAACAATTCATTACCTGAGTTGGGAACGGCAATTGCTTCGCAAGATACAAAATCTTTTCCTGTTCCAGATAATATTTCATCTAATTTAAAGTATAATTCTTGGTATGTTATTA of Pigmentibacter sp. JX0631 contains these proteins:
- a CDS encoding histidine decarboxylase, encoding MTQKVIQPYQNLLINEYSNLLEKKNLISGYPENQKFSYKELNKFFKLSINNVGDSFQDSNYPLNTLKYEAEVVKYFSELYNKKNDYWGYITSGGTEGNLFAIHLARTKFQNGIVLFSSHSHYSIMKAVAVTRSQFSIISAQENGEIDYLDFEKNITKFKKIPIIVVLNIGTTITGAIDKLEIIKNILQKHKIKKYYIHCDAALHGFILPFCENHLNIALDKIDSLSISGHKFIGSPIPCGIFLTHLELKKRIEKSIDYLRASDTTLLGSREGISSLILWVAIQQKSKDDFRKLVKNCLKLAEYAVRKMLKIGIHAWVNKFSPIVVFPRPNDSLIKKWSIAPYKNIAHIITLPHMTKKNIDKIITDMQIDMKKRIVSKKIIVR
- a CDS encoding LD-carboxypeptidase gives rise to the protein MLSFNKSLICLSLFININIYANYYNEKTAAEKLLNEFNTNFYQNAFENLKKIKVNAISPSSPLETEKLLELKKFNFLYFNKNLNFNSSIPYLASTDLERFNEIKEAINNENKIIWATRGGYGSSRLFPFLKKLEKSKNRKIFIGYSDVTFLHLFFNQNWNWITIHGSTLGELLENSKDKKNFILLDKLINCKKGELSYSNIKLENNLARNSNILKGLTTGGNLEIILSSIGTQWQIKTDDKIVFLEETNVKGYSLDRAFTHLLQSNIFKNAKAIVLGEFIGNDDSVNFALKRFTEEVQIPVFKLDTFGHGKKNYPILLNTLATIDSKLNKITFEFDKSYFIFTDSAKQYAQRD
- a CDS encoding DNA recombination protein RmuC; this translates as MIIYFLIISLFFLFIVIYIIKYKKIVSEYSVKCNKLIEENYEQTDELNSLKEKNSELSNKLTKQENLILEYKLKLNSLESENNFFQKELNNQKDYFNFIKINFKHEFENLANSILEQKTKTINEMAEKNFSNLLHPFKEKLINFEKSIELKYINELNDRNSLKFEIESLVKLNQQMSDETRSLTQALKGDSKFQGDWGEFILEKTLEISGLRKEFEYTTQTSFTDSEGDKYRPDVIIHLPENKHIIIDAKVSLKAYEKYRSSTDEIERKKAIDEHIYSIKKHIILLSEKPYTELKELKTPEFVFLFIPIENAYLIAMHFQKELSEFAWSRKIALVTATTLLTSLKTVASIWKLENQNKNALEIAREGGKLYDKFVGFMEDFEKIGKTFDLGQRQYSDAFNKLKNGGGNIFKRIENLKELGATPIKQIKQEFIE
- a CDS encoding RidA family protein translates to MKIIATENAPKAIGPYSQAIVLGNMVYCSGSIPLNPNSMKVEANSIEGQTEQVIKNMEAILTQAGSALDKVIKTTVFLKSMDDFQKMNGVYERLFKGHAPARSTVQVAKLPLDVMVEIECIATL
- the rfaE2 gene encoding D-glycero-beta-D-manno-heptose 1-phosphate adenylyltransferase — its product is MASYEQHSTPEDALALKNTRIFIAGDIILDTYIEGKVSRISPEAPVPVVLETGRRFVPGGAGNVAANISSVGGAAFLCGRVGNDAEAHILKGILEDYNIDTNSIIISKDAPTIAKIRVVSGSLLTSGSQQIVRIDKEKFVELAKSEEERVVKLYEKFLLQGGNRCLIISDYGKGFLTKSLIKSLILLSKQYHVPIVTDPKSEDVFRYHGSTVIKPNLNEGRSVLKVLKPGFVAKSLKNEIETIADCYLEASGCENLVMSLSENGVMTKGKDIEGTLNFATHALQVADVSGAGDTLISFLAMSLAAQLPLSRATELGNIAAGIACGKSGTATITLAEFLDAIKSRNEAIHPEKLMPIHSLSLLINELKQQQKKTVFTNGCFDILHAGHVDYLQKARARGDLLVVGLNSDSSVSKLKGPSRPVQNANDRATILASLACIDYIVIFEDDNPLELIKTLKPDVLVKGADYNLENTIGAKEVLEWGGSVEHISLLPGRSTTSIIQKAQLSR